One segment of Drosophila ananassae strain 14024-0371.13 chromosome 3R, ASM1763931v2, whole genome shotgun sequence DNA contains the following:
- the LOC6506068 gene encoding histone H1, translating into MSDSAVATSASPVAAPPAPVEKKVTAKKATGSAATKAKKTTAPPSHPPTQQMVDASIKNLKEREGSSLLAIKKYITATYKCDAQKLAPFIKKYLKSAVANGKLIQTKGKGASGSFKLSASAKKEPKPKPSSVKKKTKTKKVSTKKTGATTKKAAGAADKKPKTKKAVATKKTAEKKKTEKAKAKDAKKSGNVKAKAVASKVKPSSAKPKAAKAPKAKPAASAKPKKTVKKAAAPATAKKPKAKTTAAKK; encoded by the coding sequence atgtccgATTCAGCAGTAGCTACATCCGCGTCTCCTGTGGCAGCTCCACCTGCACCGGTTGAGAAGAAAGTAACAGCCAAAAAGGCAACGGGCTCCGCTGCCACAAAGGCGAAGAAGACCACTGCACCACCATCGCATCCGCCAACTCAACAAATGGTAGACGCTTCAATAAAGAATTTGAAGGAGCGTGAGGGCTCGTCCCTCCTAGCAATCAAGAAGTACATTACTGCCACGTACAAATGCGATGCTCAGAAGCTGGCTCCTTTCATCAAGAAGTACCTGAAGTCTGCCGTTGCCAACGGTAAGCTGATCCAGACGAAGGGAAAGGGTGCTTCTGGTTCGTTTAAACTGTCAGCTTCTGCCAAGAAGGAGCCCAAGCCAAAGCCTTCTTctgttaagaaaaaaactaaaaccaagAAGGTATCCACCAAGAAGACTGGAGCCACCACTAAAAAGGCCGCCGGAGCTGCCGACAAGAAgcccaaaactaaaaaagccGTGGCTACTAAGAAGACcgctgaaaagaaaaagaccGAGAAGGCCAAGGCAAAGGACGCTAAGAAATCTGGTAACGTTAAGGCAAAAGCAGTAGCATCAAAGGTGAAGCCATCATCAGCCAAACCAAAGGCAGCTAAAGCCCCAAAGGCTAAACCAGCTGCATCTGCTAAGCCCAAAAAGACTGTGAAGAAAGCCGCTGCTCCTGCTACCGCAAAGAAGCCAAAAGCTAAGACCACGGcagcgaaaaaataa
- the LOC6506069 gene encoding histone H2B, whose translation MPPKTSGKAAKKAGKAQKNITKNDKKKKRKRKESYAIYIYKVLKQVHPDTGISSKAMSIMNSFVNDIFERIAAEASRLAHYNKRSTITSREIQTAVRLLLPGELAKHAVSEGTKAVTKYTSSK comes from the coding sequence ATGCCGCCGAAAACCAGTGGAAAGGCAGCCAAGAAGGCTGGCAAAGCTCAGAAAAATATAACCAAGAAtgataagaagaagaagcgcaAGAGGAAGGAAAGCTATGCTATTTACATCTACAAGGTTCTGAAGCAGGTTCACCCTGACACTGGAATTTCGTCTAAAGCTATGAGTATAATGAACAGCTTCGTAAACGATATCTTTGAGCGTATTGCTGCTGAGGCTTCGCGTCTGGCTCATTACAACAAGCGCTCGACCATCACCAGTCGGGAAATCCAAACGGCTGTTCGTCTTCTCCTGCCTGGAGAGTTGGCCAAGCATGCCGTTAGTGAAGGAACCAAGGCTGTCACTAAGTATACAAGCTCCAAGTAG